Part of the Tamandua tetradactyla isolate mTamTet1 chromosome X, mTamTet1.pri, whole genome shotgun sequence genome, CCCAGTACCTCTCTTGCCCTCTTCtagttccttccttctctttggaTTGCTTTCCACATTTCTAGACTAAGAAGAATCTAGTATTCCTTGAGGGAAATATGCACAATGTTTAAGAATATCCCAAAGCATGCAATTTCCAACGTTTACCCCACTTGGAATGCCCTTCAAGGCTTGGATCCTGTCTGACAATACCAACATTTCTAGCCCCCACTCATCCTTTCCTGGAACTCCAAATGCATTTACCCTTGGTAACCACATAGTTGACTGCTTAGAATTGTTCATGGAAAATATGAGATCTATATAACTAATTCATTCTCAGTAAACTAAACTCTCCCATATGGTAGAGTTTGTGTCTTTATGTCTTCAGATTCCACATAACACAATGCTAGGCACAGAGTAAGCACTTCATAAGTAATTGCTGAatgaccaaaacaaacaaacaaatcagagTAAGAAAAGAGGCACTGATTGCAAAATCTCTCTAGCTTGCTACTTGAATtgctgaattatttaaaaaaatttattttggaaattaaaagtaAGGATTTATTTTTGAGAATGGAATAAAGTAAAGATTCTGGGTCCACCCCAGATTCGAAGAGCCTAAACCTCTAGATTCTCCTGCTTTTGGATTCTGGGGTGACATTCTTCATGCTTGTGAGCACAGAGAATGGCTGGTCAGACAGATTAGCATGAGCAGCATGAGCTACCTACTGAACATCCCTGACTGTTTCCCGTCCTTCTTTCCCAGGCTTGTTAGAGTGCTGTGCACGATGTCTGGTAGGGGCCCCCTTTGCTTCTCTGGTGGCCACTGGATTGTGTTTCTTTGGGGTGGCactgttctgtggctgtggacatgaaGCCCTCACTGGCACAGAAAAGCTTATTGAGACCTACTTCTCCAAAAACTACCAGGACTATGAATATCTCATCAATGTGTAAGTACCTATGCTTGTACACAAACCCACCTCTGTCTTCCTCTTGGATATACAGAACTCATCAGTGCCTTAGTGACTGCTAGGGGATTGGTGTGGAGCCGGCCAGGATTCCTGAATATTACCACTTTGTATGGATACCACTTCTGCAACATCTGAAGCCCTAAATGAGGGAAAAGTGCCAGAATCAGGAAGGGAGGTCTGTCTGCTTGCCAGTCCACCCCCAACTTCCTTCTTGTTTTCTCAAACATGTTCTGTCTAACTTATGCTAGTATGACTAATATGATTGAGTCAGAGCCTCCACAATAGTAGATATGGAGAGTTCAGGGAAGGCATAATGACTAGACAAAGTAAAGTTCCTGTTCTTGGTTAGATACACTGCTTTAGTCTGCTCAGGTCCAGTACTAAGATCTTTTATGTTCCTAGAGCAAGTTAGGATCCTGCTCCTTGGGCCCTCTTCCTTCTTGTCTAGCTCCTCTCTCCTCTCACCTCTCAGGTAGCATCTCTGAAGGGTCAGGCAAAGAGAGAGGGGCCCTTGTTCTTCAGGTCACAAAGTAAGCAAGGTGTGATAGAGGAGCATCTGCTCTTGGCTACATGCTCTCAGTCTTCCTTTACTTCAGTAAAGATAAGGTGAAAGCATGGAGGAAGGAGCCGTAGAAATTCCTCTAAAGAATCCCTAGCCTTGTTAGGATTCCAGCTTTGTGTCTACCTCACTAGTGTAGAAAAGGAGCTGAATCCTCAATTAATAAGATTCGCTGGTCTCTTGGCTATCTGTTAATGCAGGATCCATGCCTTCCAGTATGTCATCTATGGGActgcctctttcttcttcctttatggGGCCCTCCTGCTGGCTGAGGGCTTCTACACCACCGGCGCAGTCAGGCAGATCTTTGGCGACTACAAGACCACCATCTGCGGCAAGGGCCTGAGCGCAACGGTAACAGGGGGCCAGAAGGGGAGGGGTTCCAGAGGACAACATCAAGCTCATTCTTTGGAGCGGGTGTGTCATTGTTTGGGAAAATGGCTAGGACATCCCGACAAGGTGATCATCCTCAGGATTTTGTGGCAATAACAAGGGGTGGGGGATGATTGGGCGTGAATCTGTGGCCTCAACCCCACCCAAGGCTGGGTCCTCTCAACGGGCCTGGCTTTTGAGTGAGGAAGTGATGGCTACAGCTGAACAAAAAGGTCAGGAAGAACGTGGTGCCTGGCTGGTTTGGCCACATCTTTCAAAAGTTCCCTAGAAAATTTCATCTCATAATGAAAATCCTGAGTTTTGTGGATGCACTGAACAATCAAACCATTTCTAAGCCATCTGTTAGTATCCCTTTACTCTCCTCTTAGCAGAAACCACAATAAGAGTGGATCTGACTGCCCAAGAGTATGGAAATGCTACTCATGGGATTGAGACTTAGCAACTGATCTGAGTGGGAGGGTGGAtcatagaaattaaataattgatTCCAAGGTAGAATTCACAAAACCCTTGGGTTCTACACTGTTGGAGCTCCCAGAGGGAATCAGAGCAGACCTGCATATTTAATGTTTCATCTTTGTCCAACGCCCTTCCCATGCTTCTAGCAACATACATATTGATTTTCAGACTCTAGAGTTTAAGATCTTTTGGAGACTCAATAGGTGTGGGTTATGATGATGTCTTTTCTTTTGGGGCTAGCAGTTGGCTTAGAAAGGTTTTTGGATCTGAAATTTAAATCTCCAATTGACTTTGCTCAAAAACTAGGGGACAACAGTCCTGTGATGGGGGACATTTTCTAGGCTCAGCCTAAGGCATGAAATGGCACGACTTTCTTTCAAGATCTGTTTTGAATTCTTTACACTTTATCTGCCCAGAAAATCCCCTGAAGCCTCTCTAACCCAGGGATCCTCCTCACCCACCTCCCCCCCCATTCCTCCACCTCCCCTCACACTTGGGGTCAATTATCTAGAAGATACTGCCAACGACACTTGGCAGAGATGCCCTGCTCACTAATTTCAGTTGGTGGAGATCCCTGGAATCTGGTTTCATGTCTGGCACATGCCACTCCAGGATCTCCAGTTTGTGTTTTAATGTCTGCAGGCTGATGCTGATTTCTAACCATCCCATGTCAATCATTCTAGTTTGTGGGCATTACCTATGCCCTGACCATTGTGTGGCTCCTGGTGTTTGCCTGCTCTGCTGTACCTGTTTACATTTACTTTAACACCTGGACCACCTGCCAGTCTATTGCCTTCCCCAGCAAGACTTCTGCCAGCATAGGCAGTCTCTGTGCTGATGCCAGAATGTATGGTGAGTTAGGGCATGGGTGTCTTGGCTCCCCCTACCCCCTGTGGAAGCACTATtacatttagttctttttctggggtaaagGAGGGTGGTGATTATGGATACCTGGGATTCATAAATCCCTCTCCACTGAAACTAGAGAGATTTATTCCCTGGAATGGGAACTTCTTGGAAGTTGTGGGAGTTTTCTTACCTTTCACACTGCTTTACTTGAGTTGACTGCTGTTCTTAACCCAGAAACAGCATATTTCAATAACAAGCACAAGATTTCACAACTTTCCAATACTGTCTTCTCttgttttgtacatttttagAGAAGAGGATCTCCATTGTTGACAGGACCCAACTTTTCAATCAGGATGATAAAAAATGGAGGAAGGGCCCTGGGGGGAAATTTTCATGGGCCCCAAAGCTCCACCAAGCTTACCCTAGTCCATTTGTGTGTCTTGTTTAGGTGTTCTCCCCTGGAATACTTTCCCTGGCAAAGTGTGTGGCTCCAACCTTCTGTCCATCTGCAAAACAGCTGAGGTGAGTTGGCCATTTAGGTTAAATTACAGAGGGATGATTAGTACCATACAAATTCCTATCCATGGCCTTCCATTTTAAGGGTTACAGTTTCTCTTTGCTGTGTTTTGAGTTATCAGATTACTTTCTACAAAATATTGACTGAGTATGCCTGAGCTAATGGGCAAATAGGGTAAAATAACTACTTTTCCTAGACCTGCATAAAGACTTCCATTCCAAAACTTCCCcccttaaaaaagaaattggtaGTTTTATGTAAAGGTAgagtttaatggaaaaaaaatgaaaattttcattcttttaattaaaaagcatCAAGAAAATGGGCTGTGCACAGAGATATTCATAGGttttatgaaacatttcaatTTGGAGCTTCTTAATCTCTAAAAAGAGGTTAAAtaatacatttgaaaaagaataacagTGTCTTGAGAACACAAACGAGGCAGGGAAATAAAAGTAAATCCTGGGGAGGAAGCTAGTAAGGTATTTTTTTGAAAGCGAACGTTGACTTTAAAAATGGGACCGTGGGTAAAACTGTAAGGAACCTATTGATTATTCAGgagtattacatttttaaatgagtattCTGTGTTCCGGGTGCTGAGAGGTTAGGTGCTATGGTGTATGTTGATAATTTAGTTAGAGATGCAGAATTAATACACAAAAAAGGTAGCAACATATTCAGAAAGGTACATTCACGATTTACATCAGAGCATATCTTCGTTGCTGTTAGAAATAGTTCTCTCTCTTGCATTTTCTTGCAGTTTCAAATGACCTTCCACCTGTTTGTAGCTGCATTTGTGGGAGCCGCAGCCACACTGGTTTCCCTGGTGAGCGGTTTTTGATTTTGGCAAATAAATGGTCCTGGGATAGCTTGGGTTCAGCTGTGCTGAAAGGCAAGAAACTAGACTCTGTCCAACCTTGGAATGCTAGGGAGAAGCTATTGGGAGGAGACAGCAAAAGTACAGTGACTGTGTACTTCTAGTGGATGAGGGTTTTTCAGAGTAGAAAAACTTAGATATtagacagaaataagaaaaatggtATGAGGAAAGAGGAAGTAAAGGATTCATAGTAATTAAtgataacattttacatttacacaCTATGTAATATTGCCAAGTGCCTTACATTCATAAATTACAGTTAATTCTCGACACATTCTGGCCAGATTAGTAACAAGGAACTGAAACATCACTAAATGTGATTTGCTATAGGCAGGAATTCAAATTTGATATGTTGTAAATATGAATCTATCTTGAACATTCTCCAAGGGATTTAGTTACTCGCATGGAAAGACTGGAAGGATCTCCTAATgttattagaatttttattacTTATAATGCAGTTCTATGTCCTTGGATCCTGCTGATGGTCTTACAGCAAAGTGTCAATGTAGTGTGTTCACTGTGCAGATTAAAAAGCACTGAAGAGTGAAGTGATTTATCTGAGTCATTTAATAAGCTGGTGAACAGACAAGGATGAGTTTTCAGAAATCCTGGCCCCTACTCTTGGGGCTTTTTTATACAAAACTGAGTTGCTTCTCTTCTTGTAAAATAAATTGATGCATTAAACAGGGAGGGCTGGACTGCACAGCATGGCTATGGGTCTACAGTCAGCACCTAATGACTACAAATCACTAAGACATGTGGATATGATGATGACAGAATCTGTGAATTGTTCACTTCCCTGAGGAAAACTCAGTTCTAAGCTGAGCAGAGGTGTGGAGTAAATCCTTGTTGAGTTGATTCTCTGGGCCTAGGCCATTGGAAGGAAATGTCTCAGAGAGAACTTATTGGCAAGTATTtaaggaaagggagaaagcagagcaggaattttccctttatttagtTGTGATTTTATTTCTACGCTTCTTAATTCCCAAAATGATTTGAGGGTGGAGAGCTGCCCTTTCCACTCTCACgcatattctctttttttgttctttacagCTCACCTTCATGATTGCTGCCACTTACAACTTTGCCGTTCTTAAACTCATGGGCCGAGGCACCAAATTCTGATCTCCTGTAGAAACTCCCCTTTCTCTAATAGCGAGGCTCTAACCCCACAGCCTTCAATGCTGCATCTCCTATCTTAACTCTTTGCCTTTGCCACTGATTGGCCCTCTTCTTGACGAGTGTGAAAAGAATTGAGAGTCTTGCAGTGATTAATGGACTCTCCCCTCTTACGTACTTCTTTTAGTCATTTTGTTTCACAGCTGGTCCTGTTAGAAATGGGAAATGCCTAAGAAAGTGACTCCCCAACTGCAAGTCACAAAGAAATGAAGGCTTTAATTCAATTCTCAAGCATCTCCTGAGGACAAGGAAGTGCTTTCTTCTCACAGTGCACTTACACTTGATGGAAAACAAAGTGGAAACAAAGATGCTCAGGTAGAGACATTGGCCCCCTGCAATCTGTGAAAACCAAATATATTCTCTTCAGTGTAAAAACCAGAGAACTCACTCCTATTTCCCTATTACCGCCTAAGATAGAAGAAGAAAACACCAGCGAAACTATAAGAGCATTTGCCCAAATCTGCCTATTTGCATCTGGGAGAAGGGGTCAAAGCAAGGATCtttcacacacagagagagagcacTGACCCCGATGGTGATGGATTATTTAAACCCTAACTCAGCCAACCCTACTTATACCGTAAAGAAGCATAGTGTCTGTGTAGACAAAGGGGGCACCTGGCCTTACACTTTGTTAGGGAAGAAAAACAGGGTGTTATTAGCATCTTCTCATTCCCTTTTCCTTTATAATAGCTACCGTGACAACCCTCTGGT contains:
- the PLP1 gene encoding myelin proteolipid protein isoform X1 yields the protein MVVSVTDPKLLMKMLQVTFTGLLECCARCLVGAPFASLVATGLCFFGVALFCGCGHEALTGTEKLIETYFSKNYQDYEYLINVIHAFQYVIYGTASFFFLYGALLLAEGFYTTGAVRQIFGDYKTTICGKGLSATVTGGQKGRGSRGQHQAHSLERVCHCLGKWLGHPDKFVGITYALTIVWLLVFACSAVPVYIYFNTWTTCQSIAFPSKTSASIGSLCADARMYGVLPWNTFPGKVCGSNLLSICKTAEFQMTFHLFVAAFVGAAATLVSLLTFMIAATYNFAVLKLMGRGTKF
- the PLP1 gene encoding myelin proteolipid protein isoform X3, giving the protein MVVSVTDPKLLMKMLQVTFTGLLECCARCLVGAPFASLVATGLCFFGVALFCGCGHEALTGTEKLIETYFSKNYQDYEYLINVIHAFQYVIYGTASFFFLYGALLLAEGFYTTGAVRQIFGDYKTTICGKGLSATFVGITYALTIVWLLVFACSAVPVYIYFNTWTTCQSIAFPSKTSASIGSLCADARMYGVLPWNTFPGKVCGSNLLSICKTAEFQMTFHLFVAAFVGAAATLVSLLTFMIAATYNFAVLKLMGRGTKF
- the PLP1 gene encoding myelin proteolipid protein isoform X2 — protein: MGLLECCARCLVGAPFASLVATGLCFFGVALFCGCGHEALTGTEKLIETYFSKNYQDYEYLINVIHAFQYVIYGTASFFFLYGALLLAEGFYTTGAVRQIFGDYKTTICGKGLSATVTGGQKGRGSRGQHQAHSLERVCHCLGKWLGHPDKFVGITYALTIVWLLVFACSAVPVYIYFNTWTTCQSIAFPSKTSASIGSLCADARMYGVLPWNTFPGKVCGSNLLSICKTAEFQMTFHLFVAAFVGAAATLVSLLTFMIAATYNFAVLKLMGRGTKF